The following are encoded in a window of Brachyhypopomus gauderio isolate BG-103 chromosome 18, BGAUD_0.2, whole genome shotgun sequence genomic DNA:
- the ppme1 gene encoding protein phosphatase methylesterase 1, whose product MEKQLHLNLLASRPPVAGGLQSGAKMRMGPGRKRDFSPLPWSQYFETMEDVEVENDNCKDTFRIYSSGAHGPVLLLLHGGGHSALSWAVFTGVICSRINCRVVAMDLRAHGDTKVKNSEDLSAETMAKDVGKVVEALYGENPPPIMMIGHSMGGAIAVHTAAANHVPSLLGLCVIDVVEGTAMDALNSMQNFLRSRPKTFKSVENAIEWSVKSGQIRNVESARVSMTGQVRKCEEPLVSPGISNSISEGIIEEDEEDEEGGESNHKRKKEDDQEAKKESVYTWRIELSKTEKYWDGWFRGLSSLFLSCPVPKLLLLAGIDRLDKELTIGQMQGKFQMQVLPQCGHAVHEDAPEKVADALATFMIRHKFTQFKEGFP is encoded by the exons ATGGAGAAACAGttgcatttgaatttgttaGCGTCAAGACCCCCAGTGGCAGGAGGTTTGCAGTCGGGGGCTAAAATGAGAATGGG ACCTGGACGAAAACGAGACTTCTCTCCCTTACCTTGGAGCCAGTATTTTGAAACAATGGAGGACGTGGAAGTGGAAAATGACAACTGCAAAGAC ACATTCAGAATCTACAGCAGTGGAGCCCATGGGCCTGTCCTGCTTCTGCTCCATGGAGGGGGCCATTCTGCCCTCTCCTGGGCTGTGTTCACG GGAGTGATATGTAGCAGGATTAACTGCAGGGTTGTAGCTATGGACCTCAGGGCACATG GAGACACAAAAGTAAAAAACTCAGAAGACCTGTCCGCTGAAACAATGGCTAA AGATGTTGGGAAAGTTGTGGAAGCCCTGTATGGTGAAAACCCACCCCCAATCATGATGATAGGGCACAGCATGGGTGGAGCTATAGCGGTTCACACAGCTGCGGCCAATCACGTTCCATCATTGCTCGGGCTTTGTGTGATTGATGTTGTGGAAG GCACAGCTATGGATGCCTTGAACAGCATGCAGAATTTTTTGAGGAGTCGACCAAAAACTTTCAAATCAGTGGAAAATGCTATTGAGTGGAG TGTGAAAAGTGGACAGATCAGAAATGTGGAGTCTGCACGCGTGTCTATGACTGGACAAGTGAGAAA GTGTGAGGAGCCCTTGGTTAGTCCTGGCATTTCAAACAGCATCAGTGAAGGGATTATtgaggaagatgaagaagatgaggaaggagGCGAGTCCAACCACAAAAGGAAGAAAGAAGATGATCAGGAG GCTAAGAAGGAGAGTGTCTATACTTGGCGCATTGAGCTGTCAAAGACAGAAAAGTACTGGGACGGCTGGTTCCGGGGcctgtcctctctctttctcagctGCCCTGTGCCAAAGCTACTTCTGCTGGCCG GTATTGACAGACTGGATAAAGAACTGACCATAGGACAGATGCAGG GAAAGTTCCAGATGCAGGTTCTCCCACAATGTGGCCATGCTGTTCATGAGGATGCCCCTGAAAAA GTAGCCGACGCTTTAGCTACCTTCATGATACGGCATAAGTTCACACAATTTAAGGAAGGTTTTCCCTG A
- the LOC143481680 gene encoding uncharacterized protein LOC143481680 yields MEVVIMSHAKKFKYQRADSTTAEHCCVPLCQASSKYNKVLSFHTFPSNAENRAKWIVAIRRENFTITPHTRVCSRHFRKEDLREPDSESGRRRLKKGAVPMLFEWNNFSVPLSRPGVWERRKRPSEGDTPFTEADRLPEDHDYASATDPAAVDLVLKENALLREEILQLKQKIEKLPLEHRFGIHRFAGSDSDIRFYTRFASYDLLMRFWALIEPCLPSMVSVTQAKRGTFAEPSSTVTRNLQPIDEMFMFLNYLALGLKQHDLADRFRVHQSTVSRVITTWSNFLYAVLGSVRIWMPEEKIREHLPAEFKDYADTTVILDCTELRCQCPSSPLQSEVFSVYKSHCTLKGLLGVAPHGPVTFISPLYAGSISDKQIIRESGILSLLRPGMAIMANREFLFDDFVPCKIYRPPFLSGRFQMPACEVRETQAIARLRVHVERLIRRVKEHKFFDTEIPIWLFGNINQLYTVACLLTNYENGPLVKA; encoded by the exons ATGGAAGTCGTGATAATGTCTCACGCAAAGAAGTTTAAGTATCAGCGAGCCGACAGCACTACAGCTGAACATTGTTGTGTACCCTTGTGTCAGGCCTCCAGTAAGTACAACAAAGTACTTAGTTTTCATACGTTTCCCTCCAATGCGGAAAACCGGGCTAAATGGATTGTTGCTATCCGGAGGGAGAACTTTACAATCACTCCGCATACACGCGTATGTAGCCGGCATTTCAGGAAAGAGGATTTGCGTGAACCAGACTCCGAGTCAGGACGGCGACGGTTGAAGAAGGGAGCGGTGCCGATGTTATTTGAGTGGAACAATTTCTCCGTCCCACTTTCAAGACCGGGAGTTTGGGAGAGGAGAAAGCGACCATCTGAGGGTGACACACCTTTCACGGAGGCTGATAGACTCCCCGAGGACCACGACTACGCTTCGGCTACAGATCCCGCTGCTGTCGACTTGGTTCTCAAAGAAAATGCGCTTCTTAGAGAGGAGATCCTCCAGCTGAAGCAAAAAATTGAGAAGCTTCCTCTGGAGCATCGGTTTGGCATTCACCGCTTTGCTGGCTCGGACAGTGATATTCGATTTTATACAAG GTTTGCATCCTATGACCTCCTTATGCGCTTCTGGGCCTTAATAGAGCCCTGTCTGCCATCTATGGTCAGTGTCACACAAGCAAAGAGAGGCACCTTTGCAGAGCCAAGTTCCACTGTG acTCGTAACCTGCAGCCCATAGATGAGATGTTCATGTTTCTGAACTATCTTGCACTGGGTTTAAAACAGCATGACCTTGCTGACCGGTTTCGTGTCCACCAGTCCACAGTCAGTCGGGTTATTACAACGTGGAGCAACTTTTTATATGCTGTCCTGGGGTCAGTGAGGATCTGGATGCCAGAGGAAAAAATAAGGGAACATCTGCCAGCAGAGTTCAAGGACTATGCAGACACTACAGTCATCCTGGACTGCACAGAGCTGAGGTGCCAGTGCCCCTCATCACCTCTTCAAAGTGAAGTGTTTTCTGTATACAAGTCTCACTGTACACTTAAAGGGCTGCTTGGTGTTGCTCCTCATGGGCCTGTCACATTCATCTCTCCACTGTATGCTGGATCCATCAGTGATAAACAAATCATAAGAGAGTCTGGAATTCTCTCCCTGTTGAGACCTGGGATGGCCATCATGGCCAATCGAGAATTCCTTTTTGATGACTTTGTCCCATGTAAAATCTACAGGCCACCATTTCTTTCTGGAAGATTCCAGATGCCTGCCTGTGAGGTCAGGGAGACCCAGGCCATCGCCCGCCTCAGGGTGCATGTGGAACGCCTTATACGTCGAGTGAAGGAACACAAATTCTTTGACACAGAGATTCCTATTTGGCTTTTTGGCAACATTAATCAGCTCTATACAGTGGCATGTCTGCTGACAAACTATGAAAATGGGCCTCTTGTAAAGGCTTGA
- the LOC143481511 gene encoding odorant receptor 131-2-like has product MAGTNKSTVNDLIFNQLFNVNSNEAGVSKYMVATLLIMFCTYVNCIMFYAVICKRTFKETPRYILFAHMLLNDSVHLLFACLLFLMAQALLKLAKAACSFILFLTMTTFHNTPLNLALMSLERYVAICFPLRHIEIATQKRTYLAIGFIWCLGSINILIDVLFAAVMDSNFFTIQINCIREQILMQPWQLDVYKGFSVCYFVSVTVIIMFTYISILITARSVSSNKDSAKKSHRTVLLHFIQLGLCLTSFLYGTIERALYVMIGSDVVLFTHLRYLNFLFVLVLPRFLSPLIYGLRDDAVRPLFMYYFCYGTRKFKPKVNVP; this is encoded by the coding sequence ATGGCAGGTACTAACAAAAGCACTGTGAATGATTTGATATTTAATCAACTGTTCAATGTGAACTCAAATGAGGCAGGTGTGTCTAAATATATGGTTGCAACATTACTGATCATGTTTTGTACATATGTAAACTGCATTATGTTCTATGCTGTGATATGTAAGCGCACTTTTAAGGAGACTCCACGCTATATTCTCTTTGCCCACATGCTTTTAAATGACTCTGTCCACCTGCTTTTCGCCTGTTTGCTATTTCTCATGGCCCAGGCCCTCCTTAAACTGGCAAAGGCTGCGTGTTCCTTTATACTTTTTCTAACCATGACAACATTTCATAATACACCGTTAAACCTGGCTTTGATGTCACTGGAGCGGTATGTAGCTATTTGCTTCCCTTTGAGACACATTGAAATAGCCACTCAGAAAAGGACTTACCTTGCCATTGGTTTTATCTGGTGCCTTGGCAGCATAAACATTTTGATTGATGTCCTCTTTGCAGCAGTGATGGACTCTAACTTTTTCACTATACAGATAAATTGCATTCGAGAGCAGATACTCATGCAGCCATGGCAACTTGATGTTTACAAGGGATTCAGTGTGTGTTATTTTGTGTCAGTCACAGTGATCATCATGTTTACTTACATCAGCATTTTGATCACAGCCAGGTCTGTTTCTTCCAACAAAGACTCTGCTAAGAAATCCCACAGGACTGTGTTGCTGCATTTCATTCAGTTGGGCCTGTGTCTAACCTCTTTTTTGTATGGAACCATCGAGCGAGCTCTTTATGTAATGATAGGAAGTGATGTTGTTCTCTTTACACACCTGCGCTATCTGAACTTCCTGTTCGTGCTGGTTCTGCCTCGTTTCCTCAGCCCACTGATCTACGGGCTGAGAGATGATGCTGTACGACCCTTGTTCATGTACTACTTCTGTTATGGTACTAGAAAATTCAAACCAAAAGTCAATGTACCCTGA